A region from the Oceanidesulfovibrio marinus genome encodes:
- a CDS encoding TetR/AcrR family transcriptional regulator has translation MTTFSKDKKTRILNAAAAQFAERPFHKVLLDDVARAAGVGKGTLYLYFESKDELFLSVLFQDFAALVERLEENIRANEDDPAAQMSGLIHELTQHLYSKTVFFELSRGAIVNCPNSDEWANKRAEMRTLIMSVINNGIEKGVFSDPDPALTASYIAGLIRSACLNRPTGTAMESIFEHARDFVLKALRAA, from the coding sequence ATGACTACATTTAGCAAGGACAAGAAAACCCGCATCCTCAACGCCGCCGCCGCGCAGTTTGCCGAGCGCCCGTTCCACAAGGTCCTCCTGGACGACGTGGCCCGCGCAGCCGGCGTGGGCAAGGGAACGCTTTATCTCTACTTCGAGAGCAAGGACGAGCTCTTTCTCTCCGTCCTGTTCCAGGACTTCGCCGCCCTGGTCGAGCGCCTGGAGGAGAACATTAGAGCCAACGAGGACGATCCGGCCGCGCAGATGTCCGGTCTCATCCACGAGCTCACCCAGCATCTCTACAGCAAGACTGTTTTTTTCGAGCTCTCGCGCGGCGCCATCGTCAACTGCCCCAACAGCGACGAATGGGCCAACAAACGCGCTGAGATGCGCACGCTCATCATGAGCGTCATCAACAACGGCATTGAGAAAGGCGTTTTCAGCGATCCCGATCCCGCGCTCACGGCGAGCTACATCGCGGGGCTCATCCGCTCCGCATGCTTGAACAGGCCCACGGGCACGGCAATGGAGAGCATCTTCGAGCACGCAAGGGATTTTGTTCTGAAGGCATTGCGCGCGGCCTGA